ATCACACGCAGTAACAATTCCAGTCCATTCTGCCGAATCACTTTAACTATCGCAAACCACAATGTTAAAAGGAGAgtagaaattttgacatatcatCCATCGACATCGAGCTCAGTTTTGTCCCCTGTTTAAtcgctcttttaacactatAGATTCTTAAGAGAGAGATTTTGGCTTAGTTACACTTAACTGGCCTCGAGAGCAGTgaaaaacatacaaaattcgtatttcgaaaattcgaactTTGCATTTTGACCTAAGAGTGAtaggaaatttgtacgacgaaatgtggtcccaacaacacatttcgtattattttacaccaatacatgtataCGTTGCGCTTTTCATAGTTGAATTTGCCATCTTAATTAAGAAGGCAAACACATactaataaacatttcgtattttatgttgggaccacatatgtTACGTAATtgtgttcgaaatttcctctctaggtataatttaTTACTcttatgcttagtttcctcttaccaaaaaagtactccgtgtgagagacaaaattgaattttttcaatttttcctttgtttatttgacatctcgctctctcacggctctttcacggagtactttttgttgagtggagtggaCACTTTAGATTCAATCAGTTGAACTGTTAGACATCAATAGATTGCCGATACACTAGCGTTACTGTTATAACGAACTGCCGATACACATAGCAACGCGACTTTggcataaaattcttttgttttcgggacatttccaattgttttgaaaCTTCACACTTGCGAAAGCTGCGCAATTTCGatgattgaaatgaatcaatCGACCAAATTGCGTAACTTTCGCAAGTATTTCAATACAATTGGAAAAGgcctgaaaacaaaagaattttatgtcaaactcGCGTTGCTATGTGTATCGGCAGTTGTCTGATTTTATTACATGAAATGGAGAAACCTCGATAGTAAAACACCCTGCTGCcctcagttaaatttaatagaTCTTCGTTCTCTGTTAACACTCTGTGTACATAGAACGACTAACCTTTGAAGTACTTTTTATTAAAGTTAACTCGTGACATGTGCTAGTCCAAGATAACGACTTATGGACCATAACATCAtcagttcgtgaaaaatgtctgataaatatttgaaaaatacatCCCATGCAAAATGTATGAGTCGGCTGTCAAATATTTGTCATGACATGCATTTTGCACGGTCTATCGAACTTTGTATTAGGCTTAATACGTGGGCGTAGATTTTCATCCTGTTCGTAACTTTACGAATTCGTCACTTGACAGTTGAGTGTataaaatttacgaatttaCGAATTCTTTAAGTTAAGAAAGGCATGAGAATCTACGCCCTGGGCGCcgattctcgtgaatttaagaTTTAGTAAATTGACAGCTGTCATcttaaaagttacgaatcgtATGGATTACTCTAAAGATGAGTACACAGTTTgtgaaaaatgactgaaaaactGACACTCTGCAAAATGATTGAATAACTGCGGCGCGAAGTTTTGAATGTGCGaattaaagtttttgttttatgtcaTTTATGGATTAGTTATTAGCTGAAAATATTTCCCTTTCGTTCTGGGATGCGAAATATTGACCTTCCACTAGTAAATTATCAATTAATCACATAAAACAGAAACCTAAGTTCGCACATTCAAAACGTCGCGCcgcaatttttcaatcattttgcagAGTGTCGATTTTTCACAAACTGTGTACTCGCCGTACTCGCCTTaaggtgacaactgtcaagttataAATActtaaattcacgagaatcgACACCCTGTTTTGTAATTTAAGACGTGACCAAATTGACGGAACCCGCGGAACAGTCTGAAAGTTGATGAAACTGAACGTAAAGTGCCGATCTGCCGTACCGATATGACACCTATGTAGAGTCATTCACGTCATACCATATGATTTAAATTGATGACAGAGTGTTTGCGCGCACATGGTGTATGTTTATGTTTACGTTCATCGAaattaaattgcaaattttgctGCAAACCGACATGAAATTCGTGATTGAGACTTTAACGAAATGTTCGCCGCGACTGGGACACTTGCAGAAGAACGACATCGTTCTCAATTCACCGTTATTGTTGCATCACACTAAGGTATAGAGTGTTTAATTGAGAGAGATGGCGAAATAACAACCTATTGTTCCATCTCGGGTCTTctgtcagattcttttgtattatcgatgacagcagaccccgagttgattttccatctcgctctacTTAAACACCGTATTGCCAGCAGGAACCCGACGGCCTACAGTATTCCCTAGCCTAATCGTCATTTGATTCCAGTGTGCCATCATTCCATTCCTATCGCAAGAAGTGTTCTCCTACGTAACGACAGAGACACAGGCGTATTCCATTTGTCTCGACTCGACGATTCAAATGAACGACGCATTGTCCGAATACCGGAAAGGAATTGCATCGTTTTCCGGCATCGGTTCGGATGGCATAACTTTCCTTACGATCAGAAATCCCAGTGAAGTTTACAAAACTTCGGACATCGGTGATCAGAAAGACAGTCTGTCGATTTTTACGCGAACGGGTCGAAAAGCCATTTCAGCTGATCAGTACATGGACTTAGTGGTTTCACATCGGCCGGATATTTTCCATGCTTTGTGTGACGGGGATACGAATGCAGAGTGTTCGAACAGGAGAACGATTAAATCGGCTGaaagaacaaagaaatttttccgaCATTGTCTCGAACGCTATCGAACGTCGGAGACATTGAAAGGTCAATCACTGTTTGTAGGTAATGGATGGACCAACAGGCCTGCATCGTGTCACTTCTGTATCCGGTTCATTCGTTTCAGCTCCCATTGAAGGTGGCTACAGTTCAAAGCATCGAGAAGAATTCATCAAGGACATATTGGTCCACAATGCTGACATCGATGGCTACTTCTTGGATGGCTTCCATAGTAACGGAGTCACAGCGACTTCATTACAAATCGATAGCATCCAGGACATTGTTCAGAAATGTAACGAACTGCTTCCCGCGGATAAATTCAAAGTTATGTTCGGTCCGTACAATCCCGTTCTGATGCTGCAACTCATCCAATTGGGGGTCGATGTCTTTGATAGTTCCTATTGTTACCTAGCCACTACGCACAAATGCGCGCTGACTTTCGGTTTTGATGTGGATGTCAAAGGAGAGCATCGGGAATTCGATATGGATTTGAGTGACCCGAGGTGAGTGATCGAGGTTTTTAATGTTGATTGGTGAACAGATATTCCATGGAGTGCTCTCCATTCCTGCATCGCTTCATTATGTATTTgtttgtaaaagaaatgatATAACAGATGGTGTTGCGGCCCGGTGAGgcagcaacgccatctgttatcatttctctgttgtTTGTGCGTGTATTAAGCAAGAATTTCTCTTATTCCAGCTATAAGGAGGACTTTAACCCCATACTACAGGGATGCAAATGTTTGTCGTGTGAAAAGCATACCCGAGCTTACATTCACCATTTGATCAACACAAAGGAACTGCTATCGTCAATACTGTTAACGATGTACGATCACCTCATGGTATTAATTGACAAAACTGTGAGAAAATAAGTTTCTTTCACTTGCAGCCACAATACGCATCAGTACATGGAATTCTTTAAAACCATTCGACAAGCCGCTGTCGACGGCAACATACCCGTTTTGATTGACGTGGTCCGGACACAATTCGAAAAGAGATGCTTGCTGAACGAAAACATGCAGAAACAGATCGAGAACGAAAACAAGCAGATCGAATCGGAAAAAGGaaagagaaaagtgaaaaagtcGGTCGCTAGCGATGAAACAGAGCGGAGCATAGTGTGTGAAAATTGAATCGAAACGAAATACATAGGTGGCTCGTAGCGTAAATGTAAAGGcggttttgtttattttaacgaaatgttTTATGAGAACTCGGAGAAGAGCACAGAATCAACGCTCTTATAAGCTCTACTCTCAAACTATTTTCCCGTTAAGAGCGAGATTCGCTTGCGACAGTTATTCGGCCGGGTTAAATCACCGTTTCGCATTGTCTGTGCGCTTTGGAGAGCTTTTCGAAAGTTCTGCGTTCTGCATGAATATTTGTGGTGGCAAATATGACGTggtgagggattcttctgaaaaacagcacaccaaaatcggacgcattttcggttggaattttttatatgtccCCAGTAAGGCTGAAAACAAATGAGGcgttgaaaacgtgttttggtccttgttttcatgacgaaattgtcgcaactgtcaaataaagttagaaatttctctattgaaaattgcgattgctgcatctatcaatgaaaactaggaccaaaacacgttttcaatgtgtCGTTCGTTTTGAGCATAAGGtgttcgaccctagaagccaaaaccactttcaaaaaaattcttcgaagcttgtgtggctggtaagaggtcatcaaaaactgaaaacacacacttttcttacagaaatgtctcgaggtacacgaaacgtacatagtcgtgtggggtgtcattagaaaggtaattgcacgTACTTTCAGGGGAAGTAGAGTCTTACGGAAGTATGCTACCATCTACGATGCAATATAACCGCTTAaccaccaaaattttaccaaaaaagtctgcgtcgcaaagtggcagatgttacggaacagaccagcaagaaaatttatctgccacatgcgacgcagtcTTTTTTGGCAAAATTGCAGTTTATAGTACAAACCCCGATTAAGGCGAAAGTGGGTGGGATCGATAGGGGAAGGTCCCCTGAtgacaaaacaacaagaatttgGGCGCGGAAGCCCCTCCCTGAGACACAAGGGCCCTCcaaagttttcatatttttgacgaaattattaaagACACGTCCCCTGATGACAAAGCAACAAGAATTGTGAAGCGAAAACCCCTCCCCGAGGCGCCAGGGCCCTctaaagttttcaaattttttacatttttcgtttttttttaacgaaattattaGAGGCAGGTCCCCTGACGACAAAATAACAAGAATCGGGACGCAGAAACGAATTCCGGACCAGGACTCACAAAAGTAAAGTTAATTGTTTGTGTAGGTTCTATGTAGTCGTCGGCACTTCGTACAAGGAAAATGAAGTTATGTTGAAGTGCACAGTCTAGTCGTCGGCATTTCGTGAAAGGAAAATGAAGTTATGTTGAAATGCGCAGTGTAGTCGTCGACATTTCGAACAAGGAACATGAAGTTATGTTAAAGCGCGCAGTCTAGTCGTCGGCATTTCGTACAAGGAACATAAAGTTGTGCTGTTGTGTGATGGGGTCATCTAGTATTGATTTCGTCTAAAAAGCGTGtttgaaaaaatgtcaaaacttTGGAGGGCCCTGGTGTCTCGGGGAGTGGCTTCCGCGCCcaaattcttgttgttttgcCATCAGGGTACCTCCCCCTATCGATCCCACCAACTTTTGTCCCAATCGGGGTTTGTATTATAAACTGCAATTTAGccaaaatttgacaaaaattggacgaatttggaaaatttgacgaaaatcgaaaatttgacgaaaatcgaaagtaattctctatctgccaccattcaagaaatatctccaaaaccccaattgacccacccatttccaatttttgacaCTTTTCACATacgcccctctgttctactcgtaaaactctgagacttttgTAATGTAATTGTCTACATTTAGGCAATTACATTATACAGTACACAGTTATTATATGCATGTAGAGAGAGTGGGGAGACtgtacttttaatttattaattgtcTTGAATAAAATTAGTCTTTGGCAAACCACTAAAGAGTTCGGTTGTTTTACTTAATATGGCGACCGAGTACAGAAGTTCGATAACACGAATAATAAAAGTGATCAAATAACTAAAGTTCagttcagaaaaaaaaaaatttcaattaattattgactttaaaaaataaaatgggaaCGACAGATTCAAAACCACAAAACACCGATGCTAGCGGTGATTTTTCAAACGCGAATTCTAATAGCATAACAATAAATGAGACATTAGAAAGTCATTCGTCAACAGTTATAGGTATCTTAATAATTGTCGCAGTTATTTTAGTAGTTAACTTACTAATAAAATTATACGTAATGAACAAAAAGAACatacaaagaaaagaaagagcCAAGAGTAGAATCAACTTATCAAGTGTTTGATGTacgaataacgaaaaaaaaaagagtgcAGTTGTTGTGAAACAAagagaaaatcaatttatgaGAAACTTGAACCAAAGTGTCATAaagtataacaaaaattttcaatattttctattttttttgaactaaaaacttcttcttcttcttcttgtgtccttccagtgctcacttatggagcggaaacgttaactttaacgaaagcatccgaagaactaaaaacaatttaacaaaaatatatacACTGAAAATAAGAATTAAGAAAGCCGTTTGGAACAATTATTTGTGAAAGACAGTGAACAGAGTATGTCATGGAACAAGAGTACTAAGAAAGCCGTTTGGAACAATTATTTGTGAAAGACAGTGAACAGAGTACGTCATGGAAACCGAATCAAATAGCAACGTGTTAAAAGAAATACAAGAATGCATGATTTCCATCGTCATCTACACTTTAGCATTCTTTTTTATAGCTGCTGTACTGGTGGTAATAGTCAATATcattacaaagaaaaataaaaatacaaattgacTATAGTTGGTGAGTtacacttaaacattttttttaattgatcgaaggaaaatttttatataaaatatttactcgCCATATTTCGCGAAATTTCAATCAGTTCAAAAACGTAACAGTTCACATAGTAGAAATATATTGCAAGTTATTCAGCTACAAgttaattatgaaaaatattttgccaacgtgacaagaaagaaaaaaaaataatataaaatgtttgttaattccaaagaaaataaatttttgtgtcaactcagtgaaaataaaataaaacaatttaaaatgaatgtcCGTTGCATATTGCTGAGGTAAagaattcttttaaatttaaaatttttaataaatgaattaattgaaagttatcaaatattttgtcaattacACAAATATTCTGTCAatttagtaaaaataaaaaataaaataaataaaaaaaaaaaataaagaaaataaaacaaagaaaaagaacatatccaatttaaaatgaatttcagttaatttttgatgacgttgtgaattcttttaataaataaattaatcgaaagttattaaatattttgtcaatttggtaagaagagaaaaaaaaaaacccaagtaaaataaaataaacaatttgaaatgag
This genomic window from Bradysia coprophila strain Holo2 unplaced genomic scaffold, BU_Bcop_v1 contig_193, whole genome shotgun sequence contains:
- the LOC119075195 gene encoding queuine tRNA-ribosyltransferase accessory subunit 2, with amino-acid sequence MFMFTFIEIKLQILLQTDMKFVIETLTKCSPRLGHLQKNDIVLNSPLLLHHTKCAIIPFLSQEVFSYVTTETQAYSICLDSTIQMNDALSEYRKGIASFSGIGSDGITFLTIRNPSEVYKTSDIGDQKDSLSIFTRTGRKAISADQYMDLVVSHRPDIFHALCDGDTNAECSNRRTIKSAERTKKFFRHCLERYRTSETLKGQSLFVAPIEGGYSSKHREEFIKDILVHNADIDGYFLDGFHSNGVTATSLQIDSIQDIVQKCNELLPADKFKVMFGPYNPVLMLQLIQLGVDVFDSSYCYLATTHKCALTFGFDVDVKGEHREFDMDLSDPSYKEDFNPILQGCKCLSCEKHTRAYIHHLINTKELLSSILLTIHNTHQYMEFFKTIRQAAVDGNIPVLIDVVRTQFEKRCLLNENMQKQIENENKQIESEKGKRKVKKSVASDETERSIVCEN